Proteins encoded by one window of Nocardia goodfellowii:
- a CDS encoding purine-cytosine permease family protein, with protein sequence MSDPSAAHEAPLTLDQPAPKVLSFWDQSAFWANLGVSLFAFSGAYTVLAPDSDHALQLSIAAGIVAMIIGTVLGGLMLGLAAVPGARTGKPAMVLLRGLFGAKLSYLPTILNIAQLIGWGTFELIVIGSAAEELFGGGPRWLYVVAAGLITTVLTIWPLGSVRMLRRFVTIGVVVALAWFYLQFFRAGIPDLTINPGPKGNGPFGVDWSLFWIATDAALAVSISWMPVAADYTRHSKSSRAAFGAASGSYALTQIVAYILGLLALALATGDSGTYGPFLHVTLGGFFFFILVLREADQSFANVYSTAVSIQNLWPRIDRRVLSIGLGVLITVLALWLRMDDYFGFLGLIGSVFVPLLGVLVADFFLRAKGSWNTAEDAPSRWGMVFAWLVGLSVYQLINPGAAGMWTRFWVNVQEALGFTKQAWMSASLLSFLAAGLVAWLVGRVSAARAPR encoded by the coding sequence ATGTCTGATCCATCCGCGGCGCACGAAGCGCCGCTCACCCTCGACCAGCCCGCACCCAAGGTGCTGTCGTTCTGGGACCAGAGCGCCTTCTGGGCCAATCTCGGCGTCAGCCTGTTCGCCTTCTCCGGCGCCTACACGGTGCTGGCCCCCGATTCCGACCACGCGTTGCAGCTGTCCATCGCCGCGGGCATCGTCGCGATGATCATCGGGACCGTGCTCGGCGGGCTCATGCTCGGGCTGGCGGCGGTCCCCGGCGCGCGCACCGGCAAGCCGGCGATGGTGCTGCTGCGCGGGCTGTTCGGCGCGAAACTCAGCTATTTGCCGACGATCCTGAATATCGCGCAGCTGATCGGCTGGGGCACCTTCGAGTTGATCGTCATCGGCAGCGCGGCGGAGGAACTTTTCGGCGGCGGTCCGCGCTGGCTCTATGTGGTGGCGGCGGGCCTGATCACCACGGTGCTGACGATCTGGCCGCTCGGCTCGGTGCGCATGCTGCGCCGGTTCGTCACCATCGGCGTGGTCGTCGCGCTGGCCTGGTTCTACCTCCAGTTCTTCCGGGCGGGCATCCCCGACCTGACCATCAACCCGGGCCCGAAGGGCAACGGCCCGTTCGGAGTCGACTGGAGCCTGTTCTGGATCGCCACCGATGCCGCCCTGGCGGTCTCGATCTCCTGGATGCCGGTGGCCGCCGACTACACCCGCCACTCCAAGAGCAGCCGGGCGGCGTTCGGTGCGGCCAGCGGCTCCTACGCGCTGACCCAGATCGTCGCCTACATCCTGGGCCTGCTCGCGCTGGCCCTGGCCACCGGTGACAGCGGCACCTACGGACCGTTCCTGCACGTCACGCTGGGCGGGTTCTTCTTCTTCATCCTGGTGCTGCGCGAGGCGGATCAGTCCTTCGCCAACGTCTACTCCACGGCCGTCTCGATCCAGAACCTGTGGCCGCGCATCGACCGGCGCGTCCTGTCGATCGGGCTCGGCGTGCTGATCACGGTGCTCGCGCTGTGGTTGCGGATGGACGACTACTTCGGGTTCCTCGGCCTGATCGGCTCGGTCTTCGTACCACTGCTGGGCGTGCTGGTGGCCGATTTCTTCCTGCGCGCCAAAGGTTCCTGGAACACCGCCGAGGACGCGCCCTCGCGCTGGGGCATGGTCTTCGCCTGGCTGGTGGGTCTGTCCGTGTACCAGCTGATCAACCCCGGCGCCGCGGGCATGTGGACGCGTTTCTGGGTAAACGTGCAGGAGGCCTTGGGTTTCACCAAGCAGGCCTGGATGAGCGCGTCGCTGCTGTCGTTCCTGGCGGCGGGGCTGGTCGCCTGGCTCGTCGGCCGCGTTTCGGCGGCCCGCGCGCCGCGGTAG
- a CDS encoding DUF72 domain-containing protein translates to MGEIRIGTSGWLYPPWRGVFYPKGLPQRSELAYLAEQFGTVEINGSFYALQKPASYQKWAAQTPDDFVFAVKGSRFITHMKRLRDGDTLLSNFLASGVLALGPKLGPFLWQLPPNFAFDAALLADFFARLPRSTTEAVEIANRHDDRVADPWLSTDADRPLRHALEIRHPSFVTREFPDLLREFGIALVIADTAGKYPMLEDVTADFTYIRLHGHEELYVSGYTDEGLDMWAGKIRDWVRHGDVYVYFDNDAKVMAPRDARALTARLTA, encoded by the coding sequence ATGGGCGAGATCCGCATCGGCACCTCGGGCTGGCTGTACCCGCCATGGCGGGGCGTCTTCTATCCGAAGGGGCTGCCCCAGCGCAGCGAATTGGCTTATCTGGCAGAACAATTCGGCACGGTAGAGATCAACGGCTCGTTCTACGCGCTGCAGAAGCCGGCCAGCTATCAGAAGTGGGCCGCGCAGACCCCGGACGATTTCGTGTTCGCGGTGAAGGGCAGTCGCTTCATCACCCATATGAAGCGGCTGCGCGACGGCGACACCCTGCTGTCGAACTTCCTCGCCTCCGGCGTGCTCGCACTGGGCCCGAAGCTGGGTCCGTTCCTGTGGCAACTGCCGCCGAATTTCGCCTTCGACGCCGCGCTGCTCGCCGACTTCTTCGCCCGCCTGCCCCGCAGCACCACCGAGGCGGTGGAGATCGCGAACCGGCACGACGACCGGGTGGCGGACCCGTGGCTGAGCACCGACGCCGATCGCCCGCTCCGGCACGCCCTGGAAATCCGTCACCCCAGTTTCGTCACCCGCGAATTCCCGGACCTGCTCCGGGAATTCGGCATCGCGCTGGTCATCGCCGACACCGCGGGCAAGTATCCGATGCTCGAGGACGTCACCGCCGACTTCACCTACATCCGTCTGCACGGCCACGAAGAGCTGTACGTCAGCGGCTACACCGACGAGGGCCTGGACATGTGGGCGGGCAAGATTCGCGACTGGGTGCGGCACGGCGACGTCTACGTCTACTTCGACAATGACGCGAAAGTCATGGCTCCCCGGGACGCCCGCGCCTTGACCGCGCGACTCACCGCCTAG
- a CDS encoding metallophosphoesterase family protein has product MTGDLHGNTSHALDLLRVAVREDCERMFVLGDFGAWEHTAAGRRYFDVVDRAARKAKVRVYFLDGNHDKSSLLHELYGSEPDDEGFLVCRKNLRYAPRGHRWSWAGTRFAAFGGAYSVDKAPRLAAEAQRARKAERRRHFGSARRPVTEGTLWFPEEQMTDEECDALLAADPTPVDVLLTHDKPRAAEPAWNRKNLPECLPNQERIQRVVDTLRPRLVLHGHLHFRYTDQLDGTRVEGLGADPAASQPGGYQSSDSWLVVPLPYAPEVAVRREIA; this is encoded by the coding sequence ATGACCGGGGATCTGCACGGCAACACCAGCCATGCCCTCGACCTGCTGCGGGTCGCGGTGCGCGAGGACTGCGAAAGAATGTTCGTGCTGGGCGATTTCGGCGCCTGGGAGCACACCGCCGCCGGGCGCCGCTATTTCGACGTGGTGGACCGGGCGGCGCGCAAGGCGAAAGTCCGGGTGTATTTCCTGGACGGCAACCACGACAAGTCCTCATTGCTGCACGAACTCTACGGCTCCGAACCCGACGACGAGGGTTTCCTGGTGTGCCGCAAGAACCTTCGTTACGCGCCCCGCGGCCATCGGTGGAGCTGGGCGGGCACCCGGTTCGCCGCGTTCGGCGGCGCGTATTCGGTGGACAAGGCCCCGCGGCTGGCCGCCGAGGCACAGCGGGCGCGGAAAGCGGAGCGGCGCAGGCACTTCGGGTCGGCCCGGCGACCGGTGACCGAGGGCACCCTGTGGTTCCCCGAGGAACAGATGACCGACGAGGAATGCGACGCACTGCTCGCCGCCGATCCCACTCCGGTGGACGTACTGCTCACCCACGACAAGCCGCGGGCCGCCGAGCCGGCGTGGAACCGCAAGAACCTGCCCGAATGCCTGCCCAACCAGGAGCGCATCCAGCGCGTGGTCGACACCCTGCGGCCGCGACTGGTACTGCACGGGCACCTGCACTTCCGCTACACCGATCAACTCGACGGCACCCGGGTGGAAGGTCTGGGCGCCGATCCGGCCGCCTCCCAGCCGGGCGGCTACCAGAGTTCGGATTCCTGGCTGGTGGTCCCGCTGCCGTACGCGCCCGAAGTCGCGGTGCGACGCGAAATCGCCTGA
- a CDS encoding MerR family transcriptional regulator, whose product MTDNGLRTGQVAAAAGVNVQTLRYYERRGLLREPRRSLGGHRVYPPETVTFLRVVKAAQRLGFTLDEVADLLADSGLRRTRAGLRNRAEAKLAEVDAKLAELTTVRDTLHAALAAGCDDLLVCAEVPGCPVPFEAA is encoded by the coding sequence ATGACGGACAACGGGTTACGCACCGGACAGGTGGCAGCCGCGGCGGGAGTCAACGTGCAGACGCTGCGGTACTACGAGCGTCGCGGGCTGTTGCGGGAGCCGCGGCGTTCGCTCGGCGGCCACCGGGTTTACCCGCCCGAGACGGTGACCTTCCTGCGCGTCGTCAAAGCGGCTCAGCGGCTCGGCTTCACCCTGGACGAAGTCGCGGATTTACTGGCGGACAGCGGTTTACGTCGCACTCGTGCCGGTCTGCGGAACCGCGCCGAAGCCAAGCTGGCCGAGGTCGACGCGAAACTCGCCGAGCTGACCACCGTTCGCGACACCCTGCACGCCGCCCTCGCGGCGGGTTGCGACGATCTCCTGGTCTGCGCTGAAGTTCCCGGCTGCCCGGTTCCGTTCGAAGCAGCCTGA